The genomic window AATTTGCCCGATGGAACGCACGTTGAATTGTTTCCATTAATTCCGATTTCAAGTAATCGGTAAAGCTAAGGCTGAGGAGCAAAAAATGAACAAACGTTTCCATTAATTCCGATTTCAAGTAATCGGTAAAGGAGGGATCAACTTGCACAAGCCGAAATAGTATTTAGTTTCCATTAATTCCGATTTCAAGTAATCGGTAAAGGCCTGAAGAAAAAAAGAAGAAGAGCAAACAACAATGTTTCCATTAATTCCGATTTCAAGTAATCGGTAAAGTTTAATTACGCTTTTAATAAGGCTGGAGAAGTTTTAAATTGTTTCCATTAATTCCGATTTCAAGTAATCGGTAAAGTATTAAAGACAAGGCGGAAATCGCCTACTTTAAGTTTCCATTAATTCCGATTTCAAGTAATCGGTAAAGGAGACAACAGGACGAATGGCTAGAGCATGACCTTAAAATAGTTTCCATTAATTCCGATTTCAAGTAATCGGTAAAGAGTTCGTTCAGCAGCCTTTACCCCGTAAGGGTTTCAGCCGCCAAATCGACACCACTCTGAAAAACATTATACTATGTTGTGCGAAATTGAGTAAAACACATCCCTAAAATCCTTACCCAATAAGCAATCGACACCACTCAACAAAAAAGATAAGGTTTCAGCGATTTGGTGAGTGGTGTCGATAAAAGGGTGTTAGCCATTACTCATCACTCATGACTCTTCCCCTGAAGCTTGCAGTATTCGTGTTAGCGGGAATTTGCCTGATTCATCCTTTCACTCAGTCACACCAAAAAATTTCGTCATTCGCATGAAAAGGTATTTACATCCTCAATTTTTCCGACAAGATATAAATATCACCGCAATTCACCCAACATTACATAAATCCCAACTCCCCCAATCAAGAATTATTACAAAGTATAACTACTGAATAAAAATTAAAATTTCTAATGTAATTTAGACAAGGCTGCATCCAGTGGACTATGGTAAACGTGATAAAATATACAGCAATCACCTTTGCTCCCGTACAAGGATTCATTGAGAAATCCCGTAAACTTAGAGACTTGTATGGTGCATCATTAATTCTTTCCTATCTCAGCCAGCAACTAGTAAAAGAAGCAGAAAAAACCACAACAGTCATTTCCCCAGCACTCCCCAACATCCAAAAAGGAATGCCAAATCGCATCCTAATTAAAGGAGAATTTTCTCAACAACAAGTAGAAAAAACCCTGCTATCGGCGTGGAAAACAATATTACAAGAATGTCGCCATTGGATAGAAGCCAAATTACCCGACTATCAATATTACTGGGAAAGAGAGTGGACAAACTGGGGAAACCACGCCTGGGAAATCTTCTGGGGAGAAGGCCATAATATCCAAGCCGCAATGGATAACCTAGAAACCCGCAAACTCTCCCGTAGATGGACTGCGGTTAACTGGATAGGCGAGAGTTCTAGCTTAACCGGTACAGATGGAATAGCCTTTCCCGGCTTAGGTGGAGAAGCTAGAAACCCTAAAAATCGCCAATGGACTATCGAAAAAGATGATATTAAAACCTTCTATCAACGCCTCGCCTGTGTATTAGAAAATCGACCCCAAGATACAGAACCAGAAGGTAAATTTTTCGCCCTGAATGAGAAATTAAGTATACCCGAATTAGTCAAACGGTTAGTTACCCTCCCAGAAATTGCCCACAACTTGGGGATGTCTAAACTAGAAAGCTTCAGTGAAATTTATCGCAGACCAGAATCAAAAAACGACCAAAGTAAAGGACGCTGGACAGGTTGGTTTATGGGTGATGGCGATGAAGTGGGAGACCATCTGAAAAAACTAGCAGAGTTAGAAAATGGTGATGAAGAACTGCAAATATTTAGTCAAGCCATGCGCCTTTGGGGAAAAGACTTTACCAGAGACTTCCCTCAAGACATCGGTCGAGTAGTTTATGCAGGTGGCGACGATTTTTTAGGTGTAATTTATCGAGAGAAAGACCAAGAACCGATTACAGCTAAAGAAGCATTTGCATGGTTAATTACCCTACCCCAAATCTGGAAAAAACATGACCAAAAAATCGGCTTAAGTGTCGGCTTTGTGTGGGCAGCTTCTAGCGTCCCCCAAAGGGATATTCTACAACATTGCCGAGAAGCCGAAAAGCTAGCCAAATCTTCAGGACGTGGGCGAGTCACCATCAGAATATTGTTTAACAGTGGTCAATATGTGCAGTGGACTTGTCCTTGGGATTACCTGGACATATTGACCAAATATAAAGATAGAGAAGGTCAAGCAAATTGGAGTCATATTTATCAAGATTTAGCACAGTTAGAATCACGCCGTGCTTTCAATTTAGATAAAAAAACCTTCGTTGAAAAATTCGCCATTGAATTTTTTGATCTTTACTTTCGCGGTGCAGGTCAAGAATTACTAAATTATGAACGGGCTAAATACCTTGTTGGTTTTAGTGATGAAGATGAGAATTATGAAAGAAGTCAAGCTATAACTAATTGGATTAGCAACTTAATTAAAGTAGGCTGGCATTTATGTTCAAATACCTAATCACAATCAACCCTTTAGGATTAATGTATGGAAGTGCCGGCGCATTCCTATCACCAGAAAACTTAGTCGGTCGTTCTGGTGCTAAATTCCCACCGGAAGCCGCGACTCTCTCAGGTTTAATGTTTAGCATTAACAAAATTACAGAAACATTTCCTCAGCATGAATTACGTGATAACCTATTTGTAGCCGGTCCATTTTGGGCAAAAAATCAAGACAAACAAAACTTTTATGTTCCCATTCCTTGGCATAAAATAATTGCCAAAAAATCAGTAGATGAATGGCAATTAAAAGATGGTCAATGGCAATTAGAAAACAAGAGTGAAAAACTAGAACCTGATTATCGTTGGCAAACCATCA from Nostoc sp. UHCC 0870 includes these protein-coding regions:
- a CDS encoding Cas10/Cmr2 second palm domain-containing protein, coding for MVNVIKYTAITFAPVQGFIEKSRKLRDLYGASLILSYLSQQLVKEAEKTTTVISPALPNIQKGMPNRILIKGEFSQQQVEKTLLSAWKTILQECRHWIEAKLPDYQYYWEREWTNWGNHAWEIFWGEGHNIQAAMDNLETRKLSRRWTAVNWIGESSSLTGTDGIAFPGLGGEARNPKNRQWTIEKDDIKTFYQRLACVLENRPQDTEPEGKFFALNEKLSIPELVKRLVTLPEIAHNLGMSKLESFSEIYRRPESKNDQSKGRWTGWFMGDGDEVGDHLKKLAELENGDEELQIFSQAMRLWGKDFTRDFPQDIGRVVYAGGDDFLGVIYREKDQEPITAKEAFAWLITLPQIWKKHDQKIGLSVGFVWAASSVPQRDILQHCREAEKLAKSSGRGRVTIRILFNSGQYVQWTCPWDYLDILTKYKDREGQANWSHIYQDLAQLESRRAFNLDKKTFVEKFAIEFFDLYFRGAGQELLNYERAKYLVGFSDEDENYERSQAITNWISNLIKVGWHLCSNT